From a single Erpetoichthys calabaricus chromosome 1, fErpCal1.3, whole genome shotgun sequence genomic region:
- the LOC127526080 gene encoding uncharacterized protein LOC127526080 has product MNSVPKGQKVVIGADFNGHVGEGNRGDEEVMGRYGVKERNEECQTIVDFAKRMDMAGVNMYFKKREEHRVTCKSGGRCTQVDYILCRKVDLKEIEDCKVVAGESVVKQHRMVVCRITLEVKKRKRVRAEQRIKWWKLKKEDCKVEFRVEVRQALGGSEELPYSWETTADVVRVTARSVLDVTSGKRKVEKETWWWNEEIQ; this is encoded by the coding sequence atgaacagtgtacccaagggacagaaagtggtgattggagcggatttcaatgggcatgttggtgaagggaacaggggagatgaggaggtgatgggtaggtatggtgtcaaggagaggaatgaagaatgtcagacgatagtggattttgccaaaaggatggacatggctggggtgaatatgtatttcaagaagagggaggaacatagggttacgtgcaagagtggaggaagatgcacacaggtagattacatcctatgcagaaaagttgatctgaaggagattgaagactgcaaagtggtggcgggggaaagtgtagttaagcagcataggatggtggtctgtaggataacgttggaggtcaagaagaggaagagagtgagggcagagcaaaggatcaaatggtggaagttgaaaaaggaagactgcaaggttgagtttagggtggaggtgagacaggcactgggtggcagtgaagagttaccatacagctgggaaactacagcagatgtagtaagggtgacagcaagaagtgtgcttgacgtgacatctggaaagaggaaggtggaaaaggaaacctggtggtggaatgaggaaatacagtag